In a single window of the Candidatus Krumholzibacteriia bacterium genome:
- a CDS encoding amidohydrolase has product MQRILIENAHLLRPGRESLPSAWIGIEGEHFAYVGEKAPEDWRDARRMDASGMIALPGMVNAHTHVGMTVMRGAADDMLLMPWLEQKIWPMIAAMTPEDRAWAARLAFLEMIRGGTTCFADMCVDVEAMAPALQEMGARASLSEALIEAQDPGRKTLRRAAAYAGNSNSRDSRVRFLMGPHAQYTCSNDYLEEVLKLAESYQLGIHVHLSETAGEIASCVQQHGKSPVEVLDDLGLFERPTLAAHGIFMSQEDREILSERGVTVVHNPTSNMKMGAGAMDFQALEDAGVNMALGTDSTASNNRLSMFREMRQAALMQKLVFSDPERLPAERALEMATLGGARALGLEEQIGQVAPGFEADLVLLKLEEPHARPLHSASSQVIYSLDASDVDTVFLAGRCRLRGGEFTDLDADEIFAHCDEIAERIAP; this is encoded by the coding sequence ATGCAGCGGATTCTGATTGAAAATGCACATCTTCTCCGACCCGGAAGGGAGTCTTTACCCTCTGCCTGGATTGGAATCGAGGGGGAGCACTTTGCCTATGTCGGCGAGAAGGCTCCGGAAGATTGGCGTGATGCCCGGCGCATGGATGCTTCGGGAATGATCGCTCTTCCCGGCATGGTCAATGCGCACACCCATGTGGGGATGACGGTCATGCGGGGCGCAGCCGACGACATGCTGCTCATGCCCTGGCTGGAACAGAAGATCTGGCCCATGATTGCTGCCATGACTCCGGAAGACCGGGCCTGGGCAGCTCGCCTGGCCTTTCTGGAAATGATCCGCGGTGGCACGACCTGTTTCGCGGACATGTGTGTGGATGTAGAGGCCATGGCTCCAGCACTGCAAGAAATGGGAGCAAGGGCCTCTCTCTCCGAAGCCCTGATTGAGGCCCAGGATCCGGGGCGCAAGACTCTTCGAAGAGCGGCGGCTTACGCAGGGAACTCAAATTCCCGGGATTCCAGGGTTCGGTTTCTGATGGGGCCTCATGCACAATACACCTGTTCCAATGACTATCTGGAGGAAGTCCTGAAGCTGGCCGAAAGCTACCAACTCGGCATTCATGTCCACCTATCGGAGACTGCCGGAGAGATCGCTTCCTGTGTGCAGCAACATGGAAAGAGTCCCGTGGAAGTTCTGGATGATCTTGGACTCTTTGAGCGTCCGACGCTGGCAGCGCACGGGATATTTATGTCACAGGAAGACCGGGAGATCCTGTCCGAAAGAGGGGTCACGGTGGTTCACAATCCGACTTCAAACATGAAGATGGGCGCCGGTGCGATGGACTTTCAGGCGCTGGAAGATGCAGGGGTCAACATGGCTCTGGGAACCGACAGCACGGCGAGCAATAATCGTCTTTCCATGTTTCGGGAGATGCGACAGGCGGCACTCATGCAGAAGCTGGTCTTCTCGGATCCCGAGCGACTTCCCGCTGAAAGGGCTCTGGAAATGGCAACACTGGGTGGAGCCAGGGCGCTGGGACTGGAAGAACAGATCGGACAGGTGGCCCCCGGTTTTGAGGCAGACCTGGTTCTTCTGAAACTGGAGGAGCCTCACGCTCGCCCGCTTCACAGCGCGTCCTCCCAGGTGATCTACTCGCTTGATGCCAGTGATGTGGATACGGTCTTTCTGGCGGGGCGCTGTCGACTTCGCGGAGGAGAGTTCACCGATCTCGATGCAGATGAGATCTTCGCCCACTGCGATGAGATCGCAGAGAGGATTGCACCATGA
- a CDS encoding PH domain-containing protein, which translates to MDKLSMIPSTRYIAKQYLILTLFALATALFLYGLAYLISQDGTNTETFLKLSLYSCLGLWLISLLLVAPYFRSLRYEIAHDEVIVHVGIVTKSVKHVPYRTVTNIKINRGIFDRWFFNMGTLNIQTAGMSGSTGAEESLVGLPNVHEIYGIVAERLRAFRGGMSPTTADEETPEEDHGLNEVINELKAIRKALER; encoded by the coding sequence ATGGACAAACTGAGCATGATCCCCAGCACTCGCTACATTGCAAAGCAGTACCTGATTCTGACTCTTTTTGCGCTGGCAACTGCCCTCTTTCTTTACGGGCTGGCCTATCTGATTTCCCAGGACGGAACCAACACCGAGACCTTCCTCAAACTGTCTCTCTATTCCTGCCTCGGGCTCTGGTTGATTTCGCTTCTCTTAGTCGCCCCGTATTTTCGTAGCCTGCGATATGAGATTGCCCACGATGAAGTCATCGTTCATGTCGGTATTGTGACCAAGAGCGTCAAGCACGTGCCCTATCGCACGGTTACAAACATCAAGATCAATCGAGGGATCTTTGACCGCTGGTTTTTCAATATGGGGACTCTGAACATCCAGACGGCCGGCATGAGCGGCTCCACGGGAGCGGAAGAAAGTCTGGTTGGCTTGCCCAATGTTCATGAGATCTATGGGATCGTGGCAGAAAGACTCAGGGCATTTCGGGGCGGAATGTCTCCCACGACTGCAGATGAGGAGACTCCTGAAGAAGATCACGGATTGAATGAGGTAATCAATGAACTCAAGGCGATCCGAAAGGCGCTGGAGAGATAG
- a CDS encoding DoxX family protein, which yields MDALRIYLGIALMIKGIYFIMNMSVLEATLSEGLGQAQTMIAWSVVSAHIVAGASLALGFITRAAAGANALVLLGAVIYGLIGSSSGSVLGGNINFQFNIYVFFSLLLLVWRGSGPFSLDHLLRIDAEE from the coding sequence ATGGACGCTTTGAGGATCTACTTGGGGATTGCCCTGATGATCAAGGGGATCTACTTCATTATGAACATGTCCGTTCTGGAGGCAACTCTCAGTGAAGGGCTGGGACAGGCACAGACGATGATTGCCTGGTCAGTGGTATCTGCCCATATCGTAGCAGGGGCAAGCCTGGCACTTGGATTTATCACACGTGCTGCTGCAGGCGCAAATGCACTTGTCCTCTTGGGGGCGGTCATTTACGGATTGATTGGCAGTTCAAGTGGAAGCGTCCTGGGCGGGAACATCAACTTTCAGTTCAATATCTATGTGTTCTTTTCGCTCCTTCTCTTGGTCTGGAGAGGCTCGGGTCCCTTTTCTCTGGACCATCTTCTCCGAATCGATGCAGAGGAGTAG
- a CDS encoding MFS transporter, translating into MSKIEHWEVEDQGFWENTGSRIANRNLWISIPNLLLGFAVWIYWGMVAKYIQKLHFASDGELFNFTFMNNGQGYDDAGYRALMFALPAVAGLAGATLRIPNSFMIAICGGRNVKFMTTILLILPALGAGIALQNPETPFHIYIILASLSGVGGGAFSSSMSNISFFYPKRMQGLALGLNAGLGNLGVSLMQFLIPWAVTFGLFGGMGGDPYKYAVDGGTTEMWIQNAGLVWVPILATCVLLAFFFMNNLPFHKTGSTPVAVGKYLWLTLIGFVGAWVAIVLLIIPWGGFPVLIKTFIVAIVAVLITLGGMRFLTPKAIQEPLKKQFSIFSEKHNWIMTYLYVMTFGSFIGYANAFPKLIDDVFGVYAVGAKAGEPTGLSSAAYIWIGAGVGALLRPVGGWISDKFGGARVTHWDTIIMIISTIGAGYLVSLAMVSEDPRQYFIPFLLTFIVLFATTGIGNGSTFRMIGVIFDKDKRGPVLGWTAAIAAYGAYLIPKIFATQIEAKTPQYALYGFAVYYATCLVLNWWFYARKNAEIPC; encoded by the coding sequence ATGTCCAAGATTGAACACTGGGAAGTTGAGGATCAGGGTTTCTGGGAGAATACAGGAAGCAGGATTGCAAACAGGAATCTGTGGATTTCCATCCCGAATCTCCTCCTTGGTTTTGCTGTATGGATCTACTGGGGCATGGTCGCCAAGTACATCCAGAAACTGCACTTCGCTTCCGACGGTGAGCTCTTCAACTTCACCTTCATGAACAACGGTCAGGGCTACGACGACGCTGGCTACCGTGCGTTGATGTTCGCTCTGCCAGCGGTGGCGGGCCTGGCGGGGGCCACGCTTCGCATCCCCAACTCCTTCATGATCGCCATCTGCGGCGGCCGCAACGTCAAGTTCATGACGACGATCCTGCTGATACTGCCCGCCTTGGGTGCAGGCATCGCGCTACAGAATCCAGAGACCCCCTTCCACATCTACATCATCCTGGCCTCGCTCTCCGGGGTCGGGGGCGGAGCCTTCTCGTCGTCGATGTCCAACATCAGCTTCTTCTATCCAAAGCGGATGCAGGGGCTGGCCCTGGGCCTCAACGCAGGACTGGGAAACCTCGGCGTCAGCCTGATGCAGTTCCTGATCCCGTGGGCCGTCACTTTCGGCTTGTTCGGAGGCATGGGAGGCGACCCTTACAAGTACGCCGTGGATGGCGGTACCACAGAAATGTGGATCCAGAACGCAGGCCTCGTGTGGGTGCCCATCCTGGCGACCTGCGTGCTGCTGGCCTTCTTCTTCATGAACAACCTCCCCTTCCACAAGACGGGCTCGACGCCTGTGGCCGTCGGCAAATACCTGTGGCTGACACTTATCGGTTTTGTGGGCGCCTGGGTTGCGATTGTTCTGCTGATCATCCCCTGGGGTGGATTCCCGGTCCTGATCAAGACCTTCATCGTGGCGATCGTGGCGGTGTTGATCACCCTGGGAGGGATGCGGTTTCTGACTCCCAAGGCTATCCAGGAACCGCTCAAGAAACAGTTCTCAATTTTCAGCGAAAAGCACAACTGGATCATGACCTATCTCTACGTCATGACCTTTGGCTCCTTCATCGGCTACGCCAATGCTTTTCCCAAGCTCATCGACGATGTGTTTGGCGTCTACGCGGTGGGCGCCAAGGCCGGAGAGCCCACGGGCCTGTCGTCAGCAGCCTACATCTGGATCGGCGCGGGAGTGGGTGCCCTTCTCCGTCCCGTCGGCGGGTGGATCTCCGACAAGTTCGGCGGCGCCCGGGTGACCCACTGGGACACCATCATCATGATCATCTCGACCATCGGTGCCGGCTATCTGGTTTCGCTGGCGATGGTTTCCGAGGACCCGAGACAGTATTTCATACCCTTCCTGTTGACCTTCATCGTGCTCTTTGCCACAACGGGGATCGGAAACGGCTCGACCTTCCGCATGATCGGCGTCATCTTTGACAAGGACAAGCGGGGACCGGTGTTGGGGTGGACCGCAGCCATCGCAGCCTATGGCGCCTACCTTATCCCCAAGATCTTCGCCACTCAGATCGAGGCTAAAACCCCACAGTATGCGCTGTACGGATTCGCCGTCTACTACGCAACATGCTTGGTGCTGAACTGGTGGTTCTATGCGCGCAAGAATGCTGAAATCCCCTGCTAA
- the narI gene encoding respiratory nitrate reductase subunit gamma yields MISLFALAFFQYLDYLFLAILPYVALVLFFLVSVSRYRGHPFSYSSLSSQFLENRKHFWGLVPFHYGIIVVLLGHLLAFMIPRSILAWNAVPLRLYVLEVTGLSCGFLALFGFTWSLYRRVSSSRIKVVTSPGDWIMNLLLLFQLASGVYIAVLHSWGSSWFAAAVSPYLQSIFLLRPEIALVSAMPLMVKLHIISAFLIILVFPFTRLVHALVAPLVYLARRNQVVRWYRDSSLKDN; encoded by the coding sequence ATGATATCCCTCTTCGCACTCGCGTTCTTTCAGTACCTGGACTACCTATTCCTTGCAATCCTCCCCTATGTTGCTCTGGTCCTGTTCTTCCTGGTCAGTGTTTCCCGGTATCGTGGCCACCCCTTCAGTTACTCGAGTCTGTCGTCCCAGTTTTTGGAGAACCGGAAGCACTTCTGGGGGCTCGTCCCCTTTCATTACGGGATCATCGTTGTCTTGCTGGGACATCTCCTTGCTTTCATGATTCCCCGTTCCATTCTTGCCTGGAATGCAGTTCCCCTTCGGCTCTATGTCCTTGAAGTGACAGGCCTTTCCTGCGGGTTCCTTGCGCTTTTTGGATTTACATGGAGTCTGTACCGTCGAGTGAGTTCTTCCAGGATCAAGGTGGTCACAAGCCCCGGGGACTGGATTATGAACCTGCTACTTCTCTTCCAGTTGGCGAGTGGGGTCTATATTGCGGTTCTGCATTCCTGGGGCTCTTCGTGGTTTGCTGCTGCCGTGTCTCCCTATCTCCAGTCGATCTTTCTTCTTCGACCGGAGATCGCTTTGGTGTCGGCCATGCCCCTGATGGTGAAGCTTCACATCATCTCGGCCTTCCTGATCATTCTCGTTTTCCCCTTCACCCGCCTGGTCCATGCACTGGTAGCCCCTCTTGTCTATCTGGCTCGCAGAAATCAGGTGGTTCGATGGTACCGCGACTCTTCCTTGAAAGATAACTAG
- a CDS encoding molecular chaperone TorD family protein, translating to MIRTAQHPFELLAQLLDYPHAGYQETVKSACEELDNQVPELGSGLRGFAEFVEATDLCELEEQFTRTFDINPVCNLELGWLLYGEQYERGAFLVRMREMLRSYEVEETAELPDHLCHVLPLLSRLPEEQAKQLAVNEVLPAMSKMRKGFAEIKNPYRQVIEVIGDTLLDAYGMPSASDESDLDPSSKEDSE from the coding sequence ATGATACGAACGGCACAGCACCCCTTCGAGCTTCTGGCTCAACTGCTTGATTACCCGCATGCGGGCTATCAGGAGACCGTGAAGTCCGCCTGCGAGGAACTGGATAATCAGGTTCCTGAACTGGGAAGCGGGCTTCGTGGATTTGCCGAGTTCGTCGAAGCTACCGATCTCTGTGAACTGGAAGAACAGTTCACGAGAACCTTTGACATCAATCCGGTCTGCAACCTGGAACTGGGCTGGCTTCTCTATGGAGAGCAGTATGAGCGAGGGGCCTTCCTTGTGAGAATGCGGGAAATGTTGAGGAGTTATGAAGTGGAGGAGACCGCAGAGCTACCGGACCATCTCTGCCATGTCCTTCCCCTTCTTTCCCGACTCCCTGAAGAGCAGGCCAAACAGCTTGCTGTGAACGAGGTTCTCCCGGCGATGAGCAAGATGAGAAAAGGATTTGCAGAGATCAAGAATCCATATCGACAAGTGATTGAGGTGATTGGAGACACCTTGCTTGATGCGTATGGCATGCCGAGTGCCAGTGACGAATCCGACCTGGACCCATCCTCCAAGGAGGACAGCGAATGA